One Deltaproteobacteria bacterium genomic window, CCAAGGTCCAGACGCGTGTCGCTTATCCCCATGATGCGGGCCGCAGCCAAAACCGGCATCTCCCGGACGAACACCATGGCCGCCTGCTCGAAAAGGAGTGTGAACCTGCCCATGGCACCTCGATCTGCCTGATGCCGTGCTCCTCGCAACGGACCCTCGGGACCTTGGCGGTAATGTAGCAGTGATGCTGGAAGAAGTTGAGATGGCGCCAGGTCAACTCTTTGAAATCATGTGCCTTGCACAAGCTCCCGCAAACAGGGCATGGATACAGGGAACCCCGATCCGCCCCGATCGTAAGCCGAAGCTCATGGGGTACCTTCGTGGTGTCAAGGATCTGCCCCGTGATCTTCCTCAGGCTCCTCAAGCCCAAGACCCAAACTGATGATATCCCGGCTGTTCATGACTTTCCTCCGTTTCGTGTGGACTTAAGCCCATTAAACTACAAATCCACACGAAACGTCGAGGAGCCAGAAACAAACGCCACGGTTGTCAGCCCACGGATTCAGGGATAAAGACACAAAGATATATGGAGACCATACACATCCTGGGCTCTGGCGCCCTCAATCTGGATCTCATTTACGAGGTGGAGGACCTGGCCTGCCTTCGGGATGAGGGCTTTCCCCTCTACCCAG contains:
- a CDS encoding transposase family protein: MRSLRKITGQILDTTKVPHELRLTIGADRGSLYPCPVCGSLCKAHDFKELTWRHLNFFQHHCYITAKVPRVRCEEHGIRQIEVPWAGSHSFSSRRPWCSSGRCRFWLRPASWG